One Helianthus annuus cultivar XRQ/B chromosome 12, HanXRQr2.0-SUNRISE, whole genome shotgun sequence genomic region harbors:
- the LOC110893524 gene encoding uncharacterized protein LOC110893524, with protein sequence MPFEVLDKVGTVAYKLKLPDELSSVHNTFHVSNLKKCLADETLIIPTDEICIDDKLHFIEEPVEVTDWKVQKLRRSRIKLVKVRWNSKRGPEFTWECEDQMKTKYPHLFEKTPVQDDSA encoded by the coding sequence ATGCCGTTCGAGGTTTTAGACAAGGTTGGTACCGTCGCGTACAAACTAAAGTTGCCCGATGAGCTTAGTAGCGTTCATAAcacattccatgtgtcgaacTTGAAGAAGTGTCTAGCCGACGAGACACTTATCATTCCTACAGATGAAATCTGTATCGATGACAAACTCCACTTTATTGAAGAACCGGTCGAGGTTACGGACTGGAAAGTCCAAAAGTTGAGGAGGAGTCGTATTAAattggttaaagttcgttggaactccaagcgtggacctgagtttacatGGGAATGCGAGGATCAAATGAAGACGAAGTACCCCCATCTGTTTGAGAAGACTCCTGTTCAGGATGACTcggcttga